The DNA window CCAAGCGCCTTCGTCACGCCGAGGATAGTAGACAGCCTCGGGTTTCCCTTCTCACCCAAGGCGCGGTGCAGCGCCTCCCGGGTGATCCCGGCGGCCTCGGCCGTGTCCTTGATCCCGCGCGCCCTGGCGACGATCCCGATGGCGTGCTTGATGTAGGCGGC is part of the Rhodovulum sp. MB263 genome and encodes:
- a CDS encoding addiction module antidote protein gives rise to the protein MPIETKRFDAAEYLDTPEAQAMLLSDAFETGDAAYIKHAIGIVARARGIKDTAEAAGITREALHRALGEKGNPRLSTILGVTKALGLTLKVEASA